A stretch of the Streptomyces sp. WMMB303 genome encodes the following:
- the msrB gene encoding peptide-methionine (R)-S-oxide reductase MsrB: MAYEIDKTEEQWRAELTPEEYQVLREAGTERPFTGEYTDTETTGVYSCRACGAELFRSGTKFASHCGWPSFYDPADSDAVELLTDRSMGMVRTEVRCARCGSHLGHVFEGEGYPTPTDQRYCINSLSLRLEPTEG, from the coding sequence ATGGCCTACGAGATCGACAAGACCGAGGAGCAGTGGCGCGCGGAGCTGACGCCCGAGGAGTACCAGGTGCTGCGCGAGGCCGGTACGGAGCGTCCCTTCACCGGGGAGTACACCGACACCGAGACCACCGGTGTCTACTCCTGCCGGGCCTGCGGCGCCGAGCTGTTCCGCTCCGGAACCAAGTTCGCCTCCCACTGCGGCTGGCCCAGCTTCTACGACCCGGCGGACTCGGACGCCGTCGAGCTGCTGACCGACCGCTCCATGGGCATGGTCCGCACAGAGGTGCGCTGCGCCCGCTGCGGCTCCCACCTGGGCCACGTCTTCGAGGGCGAGGGCTACCCGACCCCAACCGACCAGCGGTACTGCATCAACTCCCTCTCCCTGCGGCTGGAGCCCACCGAGGGCTGA
- the murC gene encoding UDP-N-acetylmuramate--L-alanine ligase gives MTAAATPSLPSAMERPHFIGIGGAGMSGIAKILAVRGARVAGSDARESATADALRGFGVTVHVGHATAHLAPDATTVVVSSAIREDNPELVEANRRGLPVLHRADALAALMAGLRPLAVAGTHGKTTTTSMLAVSLADLGLDPSYAIGGDLEGPGSNAHQGTGEIFVAEADESDRSFHKYLPEVAIVLNVELDHHANYASMEEIYTSFETFVERVVDGGTLVVSADHDGARELVRRLRATPRDRALTIRTYGVAEDADVRVPKITPRGLASEVTVVLDGEELTFDVSVPGNHYALNAVAALTAGAALGVPAAELGRALGSYTGVKRRLQLKGLTGGVQVIDSYAHHPTEMTADLEAIRGGAEDGRVLVVFQPHLFSRTQELGKEMGEALSLADGSVVLPIYPAREDPIPGVTSTLITDAAQAAGAAVRPMATPDEAVEAVVGMAEPGDLVLTMGAGDVTELGPRILARLAE, from the coding sequence ATGACCGCTGCCGCCACCCCCTCCCTCCCCTCCGCCATGGAGCGGCCGCACTTCATCGGGATCGGCGGCGCGGGGATGTCCGGTATCGCGAAGATCCTGGCGGTGCGCGGTGCGCGGGTCGCGGGCAGCGACGCACGCGAGTCCGCGACGGCCGACGCGCTGCGCGGCTTCGGGGTGACCGTCCATGTGGGGCACGCCACCGCGCACCTGGCGCCGGACGCCACGACGGTGGTCGTCTCCAGCGCGATCCGCGAGGACAACCCCGAGTTGGTCGAGGCGAACCGGCGCGGGCTCCCGGTGCTGCACCGCGCCGACGCGCTGGCCGCGCTGATGGCGGGGCTGCGGCCGCTGGCCGTGGCCGGCACGCACGGCAAGACGACCACCACCTCGATGCTCGCCGTCAGCCTCGCCGACCTGGGCCTGGACCCCTCGTACGCGATCGGCGGCGATCTGGAGGGGCCCGGTTCCAATGCGCACCAGGGCACCGGGGAGATCTTCGTCGCGGAGGCGGACGAGAGCGACCGCAGCTTCCACAAATACCTGCCCGAGGTCGCCATCGTCCTCAACGTGGAGCTCGACCACCACGCCAATTACGCCTCCATGGAGGAGATCTACACCTCCTTCGAGACGTTCGTGGAGCGCGTGGTGGACGGCGGCACCCTCGTGGTCTCCGCCGACCACGACGGGGCGCGGGAACTGGTCCGCAGGCTGCGCGCCACCCCACGCGACCGCGCGCTCACCATCCGCACCTACGGCGTCGCCGAGGACGCCGACGTACGGGTCCCCAAGATCACACCGAGGGGGCTGGCCAGCGAGGTCACCGTCGTACTCGACGGCGAGGAGCTCACTTTCGACGTCTCGGTGCCCGGCAACCACTACGCGCTCAACGCGGTGGCAGCGCTCACGGCGGGTGCGGCGCTCGGCGTGCCCGCCGCGGAGCTGGGACGCGCGCTGGGCTCCTACACCGGCGTCAAGCGCCGCCTCCAGCTCAAGGGGCTCACCGGCGGCGTCCAGGTGATCGATTCCTACGCCCACCACCCCACCGAGATGACCGCCGACCTGGAGGCCATCCGCGGCGGCGCGGAGGACGGCCGGGTACTGGTGGTCTTCCAGCCGCACCTCTTCAGCCGCACCCAGGAACTCGGCAAGGAGATGGGAGAGGCGCTGTCGCTGGCCGACGGCTCGGTCGTGCTGCCGATCTACCCGGCGCGCGAGGACCCCATCCCGGGCGTGACCAGCACGCTGATCACCGACGCGGCGCAGGCGGCGGGCGCCGCCGTGCGGCCCATGGCCACCCCGGACGAGGCGGTCGAGGCGGTCGTGGGAATGGCGGAGCCCGGCGATCTCGTTCTCACCATGGGCGCGGGTGACGTCACGGAGCTGGGTCCGCGGATTCTCGCCCGGCTCGCCGAATGA
- a CDS encoding pyrimidine reductase family protein, with product MQRLFPSRTAPVSPSPASGAAAPAPEWSLEEIAAEYAYPPVGGGAEEAARWLRGNMVASLDGAIHHGGRSQPLSSPADMRIFGVLRALADVVVVGARTVRQEGYRPAKQRRAFAERRAAAGQPPAPVIAVVSAGLELDFSAPLFTEPVVPTLVITGGGAPPDRVERARQAGAEVVFAGEGGNADPARVPGLLADRGLRRQLTEGGPTLLGEFADAGVLDELCLSIAPRVVAGSAPRIMNGPVLPDPDAYALEGVLEEEGFLFTRYRRSRSIAE from the coding sequence ATGCAACGCCTGTTCCCATCCCGCACAGCCCCGGTCTCCCCCTCACCTGCCTCCGGAGCAGCGGCCCCCGCGCCGGAGTGGAGCCTCGAGGAGATCGCAGCGGAGTACGCCTATCCGCCGGTGGGCGGGGGAGCCGAGGAAGCCGCGCGGTGGCTGCGCGGCAACATGGTCGCCTCCCTGGACGGTGCCATCCACCATGGCGGGCGCTCCCAGCCGCTCTCCTCGCCGGCCGACATGCGGATCTTCGGCGTGCTGCGGGCGCTCGCCGACGTGGTGGTCGTCGGCGCCCGGACCGTGCGGCAGGAGGGCTACCGGCCCGCCAAGCAGCGCCGGGCCTTCGCCGAGCGGCGCGCCGCCGCCGGACAGCCGCCCGCACCGGTCATCGCCGTGGTCTCGGCCGGGCTGGAGCTGGACTTCTCGGCTCCACTGTTCACCGAGCCCGTCGTACCCACCCTGGTGATCACCGGGGGCGGCGCGCCGCCGGACCGGGTGGAGCGCGCCCGGCAGGCCGGTGCGGAGGTGGTCTTCGCGGGTGAGGGCGGCAACGCCGACCCGGCCCGGGTGCCGGGCCTGCTCGCGGACCGGGGGCTGCGCAGGCAGTTGACCGAGGGCGGTCCCACCTTGCTCGGGGAATTCGCCGATGCGGGGGTACTCGATGAACTGTGCCTGTCCATCGCACCCAGGGTCGTCGCCGGGTCCGCTCCGCGGATCATGAACGGGCCCGTGCTGCCCGACCCCGACGCGTACGCGCTGGAGGGGGTGCTGGAGGAAGAGGGATTCCTCTTCACCCGCTACCGTCGGTCGCGAAGCATTGCGGAATGA